The genomic segment atggatccagaacggacacaagtcattcaggaatataaaacaccacacaatttaagaactttaagaggatttattggaataattaattattataaaaggatgataccagatctaagtataaaagaaattccattacttgaactactgagaaaaggtgtaaaatggagatgggatcagagaagagaactagcattccaagaaattaaaaacatttttctgtcaaatttgaaaatatactatcctgactacacacagccattcatattaagaacagatgcatcaatagagagattatcaggggtattattacaaatacatgatggggtcgaatacccaatacaattcatttcaagaatcacaaagccacatgaaaagggttactcagtttcagaattagaactagcaagtataatacactgtgtcacaaaattaagattttatttgttgggtaatgaatttacaatagaaacagatcaccaagctttaacatctatattaaataacaaatatggaaacagtagaatacatcggtggagtctaatacttagtgaatactgctttgaaatcaaatacatttctggaaaatccaatatagtggcagatgctttatcaaggttagaaaatacatcacaaaaagggcagcgaacaataaaaattggattaaatcaattagtagaaagtactggattatattctaaagaagaaattataagagatcagatcaatttgagtgaaaaacaaaaagtccttaggaaagatggagtatattataaaataataaatggcatagaagtatatgtaataactagaactttagcaaagaaaatattgaaaaatttacataacaattatatgcatattggttcaagaaagctatggatgctatttagggacaattattttgcaaagaatgacataagtatagcaaaagaaattactaaccaatgcccaatatgtcaactaaacaaagaaaagaatttaaaaaaaaaacttactgatagatccatttcatagatagatggtagatttctttgttgtgaataaatttgacatcatacttgttgaattttgtacatatggaaattgtttggtaccctaaaaatcataatttggggttagacacaaaattgatactataattgatataaaaatgtctttctaatataataaagtaaaaaaaaaaacttaccaatctatattgatgaaagttattttgaatggaaataattcctagattttgtctataaacaaacagaacaccatatcgattatattttaattaaggttatattttattctctgatatcgcatccattgccccatttgacatgacagtttgaccatagaatagccgaactgtgctccgttgttctctgctttgatatagacagcgaacagggatgtatttaatacattttaaataaaaaaaaaaaaattgatttattaaatttaataaggtatgagaaaattaatatttaaaaaaataataagtaaattatttattttaaatattatttttggggtattgtgacgattagggtttatagaaaataatttataagttatatactacataatattaagtatttgattattttaagaagttaaatactagagaatttaataaaaatatatttatgtgagggcatttttaataaattagcatataataattgtaaaaagttgtattttagtagttatcattttgtagatattttaagtgagccatgtgcataggcaaccaaaaatactctcggagtaatttgacagatagaaattaatcataagggaatataaagtggggttatataatatattgtttgaaatgtgtattttattaaattagagtgttagttacaaatttaattatatattctgatctgaaaagcctaaatgtaaacaaaattattaatagaaaagaatggaattctctggatctccggagatggccatgtttgcgaaatggtttgtttcagaaaattcagacaagtagttaatagaacaaaatagaacatgatatcttacgagatggttctagaaatccaaaaacatataaatacccgtgatttggattcaagatggcagtttttgaaagtttttagtcagaaaagttttagatagtgcagtcagaagagttttaagaagtttagaagtttttagtcagaagtcaagcagtttattatgaaagttagttggagatagtccaattgtttaatatagtgagttaaatgaagattaaaaattatgcatataatttaatgcacatttataattatacacaaataattattgaagataaaaaaaggtatattggaagaaattaaattatattatggttggagattagtataaatcaacttataataattggatattggtatattgaaaagaagaataaatataaatgctgtttgctggtttggttggtggtgtatagatgctggtgaagaaaaatatatcttaaattggtagaagctgataattgaaaaaagtaatttcacaaaaaacaaggataaccgaagtacgaagactttcagtggtgattagaatatatatagtagaaaacatttcatttaggcattcagtgaaagaaaggtacaaaattttgttaatataatttagttagtgtcataacaatttcaattttgaagatagtttgtttaaattttagattgtctatagaatttaattagttttataagaatatcagtttaaagatagtttattttaaatttacattgactaggttagatatatatgtgtgtttcataatagttataataaagataattttaaaaagtacttacaagctaattctttgagaaccgcgataaaaaccctatatattatattattaaaaatactcattgctcatcattcaaacaaaaaacacatcataacaatatatatatatatatatatatatatatatatatatatatatatatatatatatatatatatatatatatatatatatatatatatatatatattctcaccGAGACCAAGAAAAAGGAAAAAGGAAAAGGAAAAAAAGATATATACATATCTACAGTCGAGTTAGTAAAGATAACAGAGCTTAGAGGGGAGTCTCTATTGCCATTAGAcaaaatcttaaaaacaatattaaatcggGACTAAAGTAAATGAACAACTGCTAATACTGGAAATGAAAAAGAATGGACACAACATTGTAATTGTCGGAGTGTATGCCCCAAATGAAGATGTAAATCCAGAAAGTAAAGACGATTTCTACAACAAGATGAATGAAATACTCTCTGAAGTTAAAGAAAACTGTAAAATCTTTATAGTAGGGGATTTAAACGACAGAGTAggaagagaagaaaataacagaGTCGTAGGAAGATGTGGGGAACAAATAATCAGTGACAACGGAATGCGTCTtagagatttttgtgaaacaatgtctctcaaaattatgaatggcttTTTTCAATATCGAGACATCCACAAATTTACATGGATACAACCTACTAGGAATCTGCGCTCGATAATCGACTATCTAATCCAACGACAAACTTCCCAGCTGAAAACAACTGACGTAAGGGTATACCGTGGATCAGAATATGGATTCGACCATCGTTTACTTATAGCCAACGTGATAGTTAACTATCgcaaaaacaataacactcaggtacagaatatagaaaaggaacaagaagtaacatcccctaaatataacccagaaagcttaaaagaagattcaacgaaatttctttacaaattacgactggccacaaaattacaaaatgtggatcgaGAAATTATATAGCGGCAAAAGAATTATTCCAGCAACTTAAAAAAATGCATTCATGAAGCTGCAAGTAAAGCTTTGGGGTCTAAAGacaaacataaaacaaaaaatcaaaaatggTGGTCGAagaatatgcaaacgttagtaaacaaaaagaaaactgcttattagaaatggatgtcaacgagaaaggaggaagattacaagatatatcaaaaattaaatcgtgatgtaaaaagagaagtagtgaaaagtaaaatTGAGATGTGGGATCGAAGATGTGTAGAGGTAGATAGGTATATGGGTTGCACAAAAGTTGGATCTAACAGCATCTGAATTTGGTTGGAAAATATTCATGTATAAgataaagcgtgttaaaattcgtttgtacctctgttgattaagtgtgacttgtcTAACATTTTCCTTGATTAAGTACGGACCAACGACTCCACTTCCCGAAACTGCACATCAAACAGTCACTTTTGCACTATgtaaagaaactttttaaacttCATCTGCTCTGGCAAAGCCAAGAAATcgatttttgcaataatttacaTGAcccgaaaaataaaaataagcgtCGCGTCGTCtaaaaaccatacatttttcaaaaatttaagatttttatactgtaacgCAAGAATTCTGGCGCAATATTGCACTCTAATGCGATAATCCcgaatatttgtatttgttaataTACTCTAATTATATACTATTATTAGAATAAaacatatcaaaataaaacagaaagttaataaatgaataaaatcaatGGAAATtgcaataaaacaattattttaagaaaaagCAAACGTGTTACCTTTATAACGTTATATATTAGTTTTCGGTTCCTATATTAATAAATATCGACTGTCACAAAATTTGAGTACCCTGTATAgcgaattttataattttataaaagtcATAAAGGGTCACTTAACGACAAaaaatttcgaaataaaaaaaaacaattttcgactttattctactttattttaaataaagaataatctaatcactaaaaaattattttaaaactatcAAATCAGTAAAACATCTGAATGAAAAATTCTAAAAGCATGTCTTTAAACGTTAGGATATACGCCGTCAGTAGTAATTCCACATTGGTTATTCTTATTTCTGCTCATCCGAATATATCCGTCCATTCCCCAGTTTACTCCCCAGGAGTTTTTGACGATCCAGTAATCTTTTCCATTTTCTGTACCATAGCCAACAACAAGTACACCATGATTCAATGAGTCAAATTCATTAGAGCATTCCGTATCATCAAGTATTCCTACAAAAGAGTTTGATAATGAGTTACATATTAAAAAACATTTGTCATAAAATGGTTCGAATCACACTTATATAAACAAAACTGTACCTGCCACATATAGCTGAAACTTAGAAGAAGCATCAATAGCTACGGAGATAGGACCTTTTGCAAAAACTGCGTTTTTAAGATCTTCTTCATCATTTTTCTTAATATAAGTAAAGTTGCTGATCTTGGCAGCAACTTTGGAAACATCAAATCTACATTTATCGTCCACGCCTTCGTAAGGATAATCCTTTTCTGACATTATTCCCCCTTTTTCAATATATTCCAGAGCTTTGTCCATCCAACCTCCTCCGCATCCATAACAATTGTCATTAGCGCAATCAACTAGATTTTGTTCACTTAAAGATACCAGATTTCCAGTTTTAAGGAAATGTGCTCCTTCTACTGATCCAGTCTacgatacaaaaataaaataggaTAAATTTTGTTaagcattaaaattaaaattacttactGTACTGAAGGTCCAACAAGAGCCACACATTCCTTGATCTTTTACCTCTGTTACAGCTCCCTTATTTCTCCAATCAAATGCTGAAGGTAGATCTCCTAGTGGAGCTAGTAAGTGTGTAACATGAGGTCTGTTAGGCCTTGAATTTTTAGAAAGCACCAACATGTCCATAAATTCTTTTTCGGTCAAGTCAGCAAATTTGGTAACACCCAACATAAAAGAAGACTCtccattgtaatattttttattgtgattttcgatttttttcagattttcttGAAAAATTGTGAAACGGGTCTGTTCTTCAACGTAGTTTATGTAACTTTTGTTATGTTTAACCTAAAGAATTAAATGGTTAgttaatttatacattttttaagtttaacaaaatttcaaataaattttaattatcttaaaacttatttaaaacaagaaGTATTTAGTggttatattaattattacagtTCTTATAGTTTTACCTTAAATTGTACCCATTTTTCTTTATCGTTTAATGCCTGGATAGCGGCAGTTGTCAGGAAAATTAATATTAGAAACTTCATCTGCAAAATAGAACAAAATGTAACAATGTTACTGAGGAAATAATTATTGGTTTaccttaatttttaaaaactggGAAACCATTTTATAACAAAATTGAATACGTTATGCCTTCTAGGAGACAAAAATTTGCTTTTATATTCTGATTTTGCTTAGTACAAAACATCTTGCAAAACt from the Diabrotica undecimpunctata isolate CICGRU chromosome 1, icDiaUnde3, whole genome shotgun sequence genome contains:
- the LOC140447512 gene encoding digestive cysteine proteinase 1-like gives rise to the protein MVSQFLKIKMKFLILIFLTTAAIQALNDKEKWVQFKVKHNKSYINYVEEQTRFTIFQENLKKIENHNKKYYNGESSFMLGVTKFADLTEKEFMDMLVLSKNSRPNRPHVTHLLAPLGDLPSAFDWRNKGAVTEVKDQGMCGSCWTFSTTGSVEGAHFLKTGNLVSLSEQNLVDCANDNCYGCGGGWMDKALEYIEKGGIMSEKDYPYEGVDDKCRFDVSKVAAKISNFTYIKKNDEEDLKNAVFAKGPISVAIDASSKFQLYVAGILDDTECSNEFDSLNHGVLVVGYGTENGKDYWIVKNSWGVNWGMDGYIRMSRNKNNQCGITTDGVYPNV